DNA from Arthrobacter sp. StoSoilB19:
GCGCCATCATCGGCGTGCTGGAGCGGCTGGGGGTGTGCCTCGCCATCCTCACCGGCCAACCCGTGGCCATCGCCTACATCGTCGCCATCAAGGGCCTGGGCAGGTTCGCCGAACTGAAGGAGACGCCGGTGGCCGCCGAGCGCTTCATCATCGGGACCCTCACCTCCATGCTCTGGGCGGCCGGGACCGCGGCCGCGGTGAAGGTCCTCTTCCTGCAGTGAAACTCCCGCACCGGCAGTGAAACTCCCGCCTGGCAGTGAGACTCCCGCCTGGCAGTGAAACTCCTGCACTGGCAGTGAAACTCCTGCTCCGGCGGGCCTGCTCCGGTGCGGGGCACTTTTGCTCCAGGGGGAACGGTACGGTACCAAGCCGGCCATGGCGATAGGGTAGCGGTATGACAGTTTTTGCCGTTGAGTACGTTTATGCCGCCAACTCCACCGACACCCGCAACGAGGTCCGGCCCGCACACCGGGAATGGACCGGCGGCCTGGCGCAGGACGGCGTCATCGTGGCCAGCGGCCCCTACGGTGACGGCGCGGGCGCCCTGCTGATCTTCAAGGCAACCGATGAAGGCGCCCTCAACTCGATCCTTAAGCAGGATCCTTTCGCCGCGGCCGGAGTGGTCGCCGGAACCCGCATCACCGAATGGTCTCCGGTAACCGGCATGCTGGCCGGGATCGCCGCGTAGCCGCCTTTTCACCCCTTTCAACTCAAGGAGTCCACGTGACCTCGGTCAGCCTGGGAATGCCGTCAGCACCACCGCCCGTCCTTGCCCCCCGCCGCAAGACGCGCCAGATCAAAGTCGGCTCGGTAGGCGTGGGATCTGATTTCCCCATCAGCGTGCAGTCGATGACCACCACGCCCACCACGGACATCAACGCCACGCTGCAGCAGATCGCCGAACTCACGGCGTCCGGCTGCGACATTGTCCGCGTCGCCTGCCCGTCCGCCGACGATGCCGAGGCGCTGCCCATCATCGCCCGGAAGTCCCAGATCCCGGTCATCGCGGACATCCACTTCCAGCCCAAGTACGTCTTTGCGGCCATCGAAGCAGGCTGCGCAGCCGTGCGCGTGAATCCTGGAAACATCCGCAAGTTCGATGACCAGGTCAAGGAGATTGCCGCCGCCGCCAAGGACCACGGCACCTCCATCCGCATCGGCGTCAATGCCGGGTCCCTGGAGCCGGGCATCCTCAAGAAGTACGGCAAGGCCACCCCCGAAGCGCTGGTTGAATCAGCCGTCTGGGAAGCCTCCCTTTTCGAGGAGCACGGCTTCCACGACTTCAAGATTTCCGTGAAGCACAACGACCCCGTGATCATGGTGGCAGCCTACGAAATGCTCGCCGAAAAGGGTGACTGGCCCCTGCACCTTGGCGTCACGGAGGCTGGTCCAGCGTTCCAGGGCACCATCAAGTCCGCAACGGCCTTCGGCGCGCTCCTTTCCCGGGGGATCGGTGACACCATCCGCGTGTCCCTCTCCGCGCCCCCGGTGGAGGAAATCAAGGTGGGCAACCAGATCCTCCAATCGCTGAACCTGCGGCCCCGCAAGCTGGAAATCGTGTCCTGTCCTTCCTGCGGCCGTGCCCAGGTTGACGTGTACACTCTGGCTGAACAGGTCACCGCCGGGCTCGAAGGGATGGAAATTCCCCTCCGCGTGGCGGTCATGGGCTGCGTCGTGAACGGCCCCGGCGAAGCGCGCGAGGCTGACCTTGGCGTGGCTTCGGGCAACGGCAAGGGCCAGATCTTCGTTAAGGGCGAGGTCATCAAGACTGTTCCCGAGAGCGCAATTGTTGAGACACTGATCGAAGAGGCTATGCGTATCGCGGAAGAGATGGGGGAGGCCGATGGCGAAGATGCTGTCAAGGGTAGCCCCGTGGTTAGCGTCTCGTAGGGAGACTCCAGACCCTGCGGGGCTTTCTGTCCGCACGCTTGATGGCCAGGACACTCCCGCGCTGAAACTGCTGGCCCAGCAGGACCCTGTGGCCAACGTGTTCATCCTGGCCCACCTGCGGGCCACGGGGACTGCGGCGCCCACCAGCGGGGGCGCCGGTGTGATCGGGGTTTTCGACGACGGCATCCTGACGGGTGCCTGCTGGGCCGGAGCCAACCTGGTTCCGGTCCAGCTTGATCCCGCCCTGGCCCCCCTTGTAGCGGACGCCGCAAACAGTTCCGGCCGCCGGTATGCGTCTGCCTTTGGGCCGGCCCCCGCAGTGCTGGCACTCAACGCCGAGCTCGCTGTGCTGGGCCACCGTGCACACGAGGTCAGGGCTGACCAGCCGCTGATGATCATCGACGGACCGCCCCTTGTCCAGCCCAACCGCGGCCTGGACCAAGGGAACCTCGCCGACTTCGACCGCATCCTTCCCGCCTGCGCCGCCATGTTCGAGGAAGAGGTGGGGTACTCGCCCTACCTCGGCGGCAGGGAATTCTACAGCCGCCGCGTGGAGGGCCTCATCAGGCAGGGACATTCCCTGGTCCACCTCAACAACGCCCGCGAGGTGGTGTTCAAAGCCGAGCTCGGGGCAGTCACCGACGACGTCACCCAGGTCCAGGGCGTCTGGATGAATCCGATCTTCCGCGGCCGGGGGCTGAGCGCGGGCTACATGTCGGCAGTGGTGGAAAAGGCCCGGCAGATCGCCCCCGTGACCAGCCTCTACGTGAACGGCTTCAACACCCGGGCGCGGTCCACCTACGAACGTGTGGGGTTCCGCCAGGTGGGGACGTTCGCTACAGTTCTTTTCTAGCCGGGCAGCGGTCCGCGTTCATTTGAATATTGGGGGAAAAATTGAAGACGTCCGTGCTGGGAACTTTCGGGGCATCGGCCCTTCTGGCCATAGCGGTTTCGGCATGTGGCGGTCCGGCCGCCCCGCCGTCAGCGGACTCTTCACCGGCCACGGTTGCAGCCCCTCAAACACCGACCGCGTCGCCAACCCCGACGCCGACGCCCACCCCGACACCAACGCCAACAGCCACGGGTTACACCAGTGACCAGTTGGCTGCCATCGTGGGGCAGGTCCGGGATGCTGCCGACCGCAGGCTTTCCGTCCTGCCGAAGGCCGACATCGCTGCGGCGATCGAGCAAACCAAGGCCATGATCTCCTCCGTCGACGTCCAGCCGGCGGAGTGCAAGGAACTCGCTGCGGCGGGCACGGTGCCGTCCGTGGAGGATGCAACCATGGCGATAGGCATGAGTACTGACACCGCCACCGGCGCGGTCACGGCCCTGTCGCTGCTGGCCGGCCTGGATAAAGGCGTCCTGGCCCAGGTTACGGACCCGTCCGAGCAGCTGGCGAAGTGCTCCTCCATGACCATGACGGTGTCAGGCATGGACGTTGCCGTCACCATTACTCCGGTAACGGGTGTCACCGGGCTGCCGGGCGCCGTCGCCTACCGCACGGACAGTGCGTTGCCTGATGGCCGCACGCAGTCCATGGTCAGGGCGCAGGTGGTCCACCGCGGCGTACTGATCGCCTCGGTGGCGTCCGGCGGCGAGACCGAGGCAGACGCGGTCCGTCGGGCAGGTGCGCTCCTGGACTCGGCTGCCGCCCTGGTCAAGTAGAACCCGGCTTCCGGGACACGTCCGTCGACCTCCTCAGGACAGGGGCCCGGTGAGGTACCGCTGGACAGCAGGCGCGACCAGCCGCACCACGTCCTCGGGGGCTGCGGACGCGAGCGGCTCCAGCCGGACCACGTAACGCACCATCATCAGGCCCACCACCTGGGTGGCCACCAGGCTTCCGCGCAGCGCCACCTCTTCAGGCGTCCCGGGAACAGCTGCCATGATCCTGGTGATCACCCTGCGGGTCACCGTTTCCCGCAGGAGTGCCGTTTTGGCCTTGGACCCGATCGTCCCGCGAAGGAAGGCCAGCAGGCCGGCCTGCGCGGGACTCTCCCAGAGGCGGAGCACCGTGCGGACGATCAGTTCCGCCCGCTGGGCGGGGTCCGAGTCCGACATGCCCGCCAGCACCTGTTCCGGGTCGGCCGGCAGCTCCACGCTGAGGGCAAAGAGTTCATCCTTGCCCTTGAAGAAGTGGTGGACCATTCCCGGATCCACCCCTGCGGCGCGGGCCACCTGCCGCAGGCTGGTTCCCTCGAAGCCGTGCTCGGCGAAGAGCTTCCGGGCGGCGTCGAGGATGTGCTCCCGGGACTCCGTGGCGCCGCCCCGCCGGCCCCTGCGGACCGGAAACGCATCAGGGCCCTCCGGACCGGTTGCAGGACGGGACAGCTTCACGGAGTCCGCCGCCGCAGCGTGAAGGCGGCGAGGACCAGGACACCAAAGGAGATGGCCGCCATGGTGCCCGCGTCCTGCCACAGCCGCCCGGTCGCCTCCGCGTGGGACGCCACCTCCTGGAGGGCATCCACGGAAAAAGTCAGGGGCAGCACATTGGAGATCGCTTCCAGCACATCATTCATCCGGTCCCGCGCCACGAACAGCCCACACAACAGGATCTGCGGCACCACCACCACCGGCATGAACTGGACCGCCTGGAACTCGGTCCTGGCGAACGCCGAACAGAACAGGCCAAGGGCCACCCCCAGGACGGCGTTGATCACAGCGATCAGCACAACGTAACCCGGGGCGCCCGCGATGTCGAGCCCGAAAATCCAGTACGCCACAGCCGTGGCCACCAGGGACTGCAGGGCGGCCATCAGGGAAAAGGCCACACCGTAGCCGAACAGCAGGTCGGCCTTGTGGACGGGCGTCGTCAGCAGCCGCTCCAGGGTTCCGGAGGTGCGCTCCCGAAGCATGGTGATCGAGGTGACCAGGAACATCACCACGAACGGAAAAATGGCCAGCATCATCAGGCCAACGCGGTCGAACGTGCGTGGCGCGCCTGGCGGGACTGACTCATTTTCGTAGAGGAAGTACACCGCTGTGAGCAGCAGTGCCGGGACCACCAGGATCATGGCGATGCTGCGGTGGTCATGGCGGAGCTGGCTGAGCACCCTGCGTGCCGTCGCGAGCATCATCCGGACGTCCATCACCGCACGCTCCTGCCCTGTTGCATCCTTGCCCCTTCGCCGCTCCTGCCGGCATGGCGCTTCGGCGGGATCCCGGCGTCGTAATTTTCCTGCTCCCTGATGATGGCCAGGAAGGCCTGCTCCAGGTTGGCGCTGTGCCCCTGCCTGCCCAGCTCTTCCGGCGTGAGCTGGGCCAAAAGCCGCCCCTCGCGCAACAGCAGCAGCGTTTCGCAGCGGCTTGCCTCCTCCATGACGTGGCTGGATATGAGGAGTGTTGTTCCTGACTCCGCCATGGCCCGGAAACGGTCCCAAAGGTCCGCGCGCAGCACGGGATCCAGGCCCACCGTGGGCTCATCCAGTACCAGCAGCCGTGGCTTCGCCACCAGGGCGCAGGCCAGGGATACCCGGTTGACCTGGCCGCCGGACAGGTCGGCCGTCTTGCGGCGGGCCTGGGCACCAAGTCCGACGGCGTCGATCGCCTCAGCCACGTCGGCTCTGCCTTTCCGGTGCATGGCGCCGAAATAGCGCACGTTCGCTTCGACCGTGAGGTCAGGGTAGATGCTGGGTGACTGGGTAACGTAGCCCACCTGCCGCCGCAGGGACGGGCTTCCGGCGGGCAGCCCCAGCACCTCGAGGGTTCCGGCGGCAATGCGCTGCGCTCCCACGATGGTCCGCATCAGGGTGGTCTTGCCGCTCCCGGAGGGCCCCAGCAGGCCGGTGATCCGTCCCGCCGGGATGGTGAAGTCCACACTGTGGAGCACGGCTTGCCGCCGCAGTTTGACAGAGAGCGACGCGGCCACGACCGCACCGGCCGCGCCACCGCGGTCCAACGTAGTGGATGCTGCATGGGACATGGTTGCCTCCGGGCGCGTCCGCAGGTGGCGCCGCACAACGGCTAATTCATCACCTGATGAATTAAAGCTAGGCCTGGCCCTGACAGCCGTCAACAGGTTCATAAAGTAAAAACACTTGTCAAACGTGTGCGCGATCACATAGGTTCAACCTAGCTGCGCTGGAAGTGGGGTGGGCGGTCTCACCAGTCCTCACCAGTACTTAGGCGATAACGGCGTTGGGCCACGCCCGGATGCGATGACCAGCCTCATTGGGGGGCCAGGGGCTTTGTATTGCCGGGCGTGGTCCTACTGTGTCCGGGGTCAGCAGTCCGTGCCGCTTGTTGAGTGCCGGTAGATTAGTACCCAGACGAATTGTCCGGCCCTGCTGACCCAGCACTTCCCCAGAAACGGATACCACCCGTGGTCATACGACTGTCCCAGCTTTTCCTGCGCACGCTGCGCGAAGACCCCGTCGATGCCGAGGTTGCCAGCCACAAACTCCTGGTCCGCGCCGGCTACATCCGCCGCGCGGCCCCCGGTATCTACACCTGGCTGCCGCTGGGGCTGAGCGTGCTGCGCAAGGTCGAGGAAATCATCCGTGAGGAAATGGCTGCCATCGGCGCCCAGGAAGTCCACTTCCCGGCCCTGCTGCCCCGCGAGCCGTACGAGGCCACCAACCGCTGGACCGAATACGGTGAAGGCCTGTTCCGGCTCCAGGACCGCAAGGGTGCGGACTACCTGTTGGCCCCCACCCATGAGGAGATGTTCACGCTCCTGGTCAAGGACCTGTACTCGTCGTACAAGGACCTCCCGTTGAGCCTGTACCAGATCCAGAACAAGTACCGTGACGAGGCACGCCCGCGGGCAGGGCTCCTCCGCGGCCGTGAGTTCATCATGAAGGACTCCTACTCCTTCGACGTCGACGACGCCGGCCTGGACGCCAGCTACGCAGCCCACCGGGGCGCCTACTTGAAGATCTTCGAGCGCCTGGGCCTCGAGGTGGTTCCGGTGGCAGCCACCGCCGGTGCCATGGGCGGCTCCAAGAGCGAGGAATTCCTGTTCCCCACCGAGATCGGCGAGGATACCTTCGTCCGCTCGGCCGGCGGTTATGCAGCCAACGTCGAAGCCGTCACCACCGTGGTCCCCGACGATATCGACTTCAGCAACGCCCCGGCCGCAGAGGTCCTGGACACCCCGGACACCCCCACCATCGAGACGCTGGTCGCCGCGGCGAACCAGATTGCCCCGCGCGAAGAGGCCGACGGCGGCGCCTGGACTGCGGCGGACACGCTCAAGAACGTGGTCCTCGCCGTCACGCTGCCCACCGGTGAGCGGCAGCTGGTGGTCATCGGCGTCCCCGGCGACCGCGCCGTGGACCTCAAGCGCGTGGAGGCGAACATTGGCGCCTTCCTGCCGATCGCGGGCGAGATCGGACTCGAGCAGGCCGGCGAGGACGACCTCAAGAAGCAGCCGCTGATCGTCAAGGGCTACCTGGGCCCGGGGCTTTCGCTGGACCAGCCGCTCCTCGGATCCGACAGTGCCACCAAGCTGCTGTACCTGGTGGACCCGCGCGTGGTCAGCGGAACAACGTGGATTACCGGCGCCAACGAGGCGGGCAAGCACGTCTTCGGCCTGGTGGCCGGACGCGACTTCGGCTGGGACGGCGTCATTGAGTGCACCGAAGTACGCGCGGGCGACCCCTCACCCGATGGCTCCGGCCCCCTGGAGACCGCCCGCGGCATTGAGATGGGCCACATCTTCCAGCTCGGCCGCAAGTACGCCGAAGCCCTGGACCTCAAGGTGCTGGACCAGAACGGCAAGCAGGTGGTGGTCACCATGGGCTCCTACGGCGTTGGCGTGACCCGCGCCGTTGCCGCGCTGGCCGAGGCCAACCACGATGACCGCGGACTCGTCTGGCCCCGCACCGTAGCCCCGGCCGACGTGCATGTGGTGGCAGTGGGTCGTGGCGAGGAGATCTTCCAGGCTGCCGAGAAGCTTTCGGCAGAGCTTGAGGACGCCGGCCTGTCCGTCATCTACGACGACCGCCCCAAGGTGTCGCCGGGCGTGAAGTTTGGCGACGCTGAGCTGGTTGGTGTGCCCACCATCCTGGCCGTGGGCCGCGGCCTGGTGGACGGCGTGGTGGAAATCAAGGACCGCCGCAGCGGGGAAGCCGAGAACATCGAGGTGGACAAGGCCGTGGACTACGTGGTTAACGCCGTTCGAAACCAGTGATTTCCGGCTTCGAATCGATCCAGCCTGCCACCATCATCCTGATCGTGGTGGCTGGATTCGCAGCCGGGTGGGTTGACGCGGTGGTGGGCGGCGGGGGGCTTATCCAGCTTCCCGCGCTGCTCCTGGTACCCGGGATCGCACCCGTCCAGGCGCTGGCCACCAACAAGATGGGCTCCATCTTCGGAACCGCCACCAGCGCCGCCACCTACTACCGGCGGGTGGGCCCGGACCTCCGGACCGCCATCCCCATGGCAGTGATAGCCCTGGCGGGCAGTTTCGGCGGGGCGAGCCTTGCCGCCACCCTGCCGGCCGGGGTATTCAAGCCCATCATCGTGGTGGCGCTGGTCGCCGTCGCGCTGTTTACCGCCCTGAAACCCGGGGTCGGTGAGCTGACGGCGCTGCGGCACGACGGCCACAAGCATTACGTCGTTGCCTGCCTCATCGGGGCAGTGATCGGCTTTTACGACGGCCTCATTGGCCCGGGGACGGGATCCTTCCTGGTCATCGCCCTGGTGTCAGCCATGGGTTACGCGTTCCTGGAGGCCAGCGCCAAGGCCAAGATCGTGAACATGGCCACCAACGCCGGCGCACTGCTGTTCTTCCTGCCGCACGGATCCATCCTGTGGGGCATCGGCCTGCTGCTCGGCGGAGCCAACATGGCCGGCGGCTACCTTGGCGCCCGCACGGCAGTGCAGCAGGGGAGCAAGTTTGTCCGCATTGTCTTCCTGGTGGTTGTTGCGGCCCTGATCATCAAGCTCGGCTACGACGTCTGGCAGGAAAACTTCGCCTGACCGGTCCCTAAAAACTGCTCCTCGTGGCGTGGACCGGCCCGGCGTAGCATGCAGGTATGGCACACGGCGATGACGGGTACACCCCGGCACTGGCGGCCGCAGCGCAGCATGCGCAGGCCTGGCTGGACAGCCTTTCCCACCGCCCCGTGGGACCCAGCCTGCACGCCTCCGAGCTCGCCGCAGTGTTTGGCGGGCCCCTGCCGCCGGCGGGCATGCCCGCCGATGAGGTAGTCAATTTCCTGGCCAACGCAGCGGGGCCGGGGCTCATGGCCATGCCCTCGGGCCGGTTCTTCGGCTGGGTTATCGGCGGGACACTGCCCGCGGCCCTGGCGTCGGACTGGCTGGTCAGTGCCTGGGACCAGAACGCCGGGCTCCGCTATGCAACCCCGGCCACCGCGGCGATTGAGGAAGCCGCCGGGCAGTGGGTCCTGGAGTTGCTGGGCCTGCCTTCGACTGCCGACGTCGGATTCGTCACGGGCGCCACCATGGCAAATTTCACCGGGATGGCGGCCGCCCGCCGGCGGTTGCTCGCCGATGCGGGCTGGGACCTGGACCGGGACGGACTCTTCGGCGCACCCCGGATCCGCTGCTTCGTGGGACGGGAACGGCACGACACCGTGGACCTTGGCCTGCGCTACCTGGGCCTGGGACAGCCCACGCAGGTCCCCGCCGACGGGCAGGGCCGCCTGGTCCCCGCAGCACTGGAGGCCGCCCTTGCCGCCGGCACCGGCCCCGCCCTGGTGTGCCTCCAGGCAGGCAACCTGCACTCCGGCGCCTTCGACCCCTTCACCGAGGCCATCGCCGTTGCCCGCAAACATGGCGCCTGGGTGCACGTTGATGGCGCCTTCGGGCTGTGGGCCGCGGCCGCGCCGGAACTGCGGCACCTCATGCGCGGCTGTGAGGAAGCGGACTCGTGGGGGACGGATGCCCACAAAACCCTGAATGTGCCGTACGACTGCGGCATTGCCATCGTCAGGGACCCGTCAGCCCTGCGGGCCGCCATGGGCCTGCACGCCAGCTATCTCGTCCACGATGCGGAAGGCCCGGGCGACCCGTTCGAGAAGGTCCCGGAACTGTCCCGGCGGGCCCGCGGAGTGCCGGTATGGGCGGCCCTGAAAAGCCTGGGCCGGGACGGCGTGGCAGCCCAGGTGGGCGGACTGGCCTCTGCTGCCACCGCAATCGCCCAAGGCATGGCGGCTTTGGACGGCGTGGAGGTGCTCAACGACGTCGGCTACACCCAGGTGTGCCTGGCTTTTGGCGACGACGACACCACCCGCGCAGTCACAGCCCGCATCATCGAGGAGGGAAGGGTGTGGATGTCCGGCTCACGGTGGCGGGACCGCGACATCCTTCGGGTTTCGGTAAGCAACTGGCATACCTCGGACGACGAGGTGGCCATAGCCGTGGATGCTGTCCGCTCAGCCCTGGCTGCTGTTCGGAACTCCTGACGGTTTTTCGATCGTTCTTCACCGGACGGTGCGGCCCTCTCGGGGTGCGGAGTGCCCTTAGCCGCCCTGGCCGGGTTCCGGCAGCGCATGGGGATGCGGGAGGCCTTCCAAGGTGTTTCCGGCAAGGGTGCTGGCAACCCAGAGGGACCGGGCCAGGTCGCCAGGATGGCGGTGCGACGCGTACCAAAGGGCATTGTCCACCTCCCTGGCGATACCCCATTGCCGGGCTACATCGGGGTCAAGTCCGGCGGCCGTGCTGAAGTCGTTGCAGCGGCTGAGCAGCGCCGGCCCGGCCTGGACTGCCGGCAGGTCTCCAAGGCGGTTCCACAGCAGCGGCGCCACCGCGAACTCCGGCTCGCCGATCATCGGCTGGGGGTCGATCGCCGCGTAACCTGCCGGTGCCGGCGGCCCGTCCGTGCCCGGGCGCGCGAGGATGTTCAGGAAATGGAGGTCGGTGTGGACCAGCAGATCATGCGCGGACCGGCGTCCCACCGCGCCGCGCGTCTGGCACACCTCCAGGGCTGCCTCCAACAGCCACCTGGGAAACGGCCGGCCCAGCTGCTCCCAGTCCGCTGGAAGGTCGTCACTCCACTGTTCCGCCCTGGCCGCGATGTGACCGAATTCCCGCCACTCAGGGCGGTGGTCAGGGACAATCCCCAGCTGCCGCACCAGCCCGCCCCACACCTGCGCGGCGTCCTCCATCGCCAGGTCCGCCAGCGTCCTGCCGGCGTCGAGGCGTTCCAGGAGCATGGCGCAAGACCCTGCATCAGAGGCCAGCAGCGCAACTGCGCCCCGGCCGTCCCAAAGCGCAAGGGCATGCCGCTCCACCGTTGCCTCGTCGTGGGGAAAAGCGATCTTGAGCGCTGCCGGGGAGCCATCGTGCCGGCGCACCGGCACCACCAAGCCGCCGTGGCCGTTCCACGGCAGGGTCGCAGGCGGCAGGTCAACCGCCAGTTGCCACTGCTCCAAGCGGTCCCGCAGCAGGACCGGAAGGCTGACAAGCCATCCCCTTCCCTCGCTGCTGCGGGCGTAGCGGGCCGAAAGGCCGGGCGGAATGGGGACCGCCGCCGCGGAGCCGCTCACCATGGGGTTGGTCATCCCGTTGTCAGGAATCATGGGATC
Protein-coding regions in this window:
- a CDS encoding YciI family protein → MTVFAVEYVYAANSTDTRNEVRPAHREWTGGLAQDGVIVASGPYGDGAGALLIFKATDEGALNSILKQDPFAAAGVVAGTRITEWSPVTGMLAGIAA
- the ispG gene encoding flavodoxin-dependent (E)-4-hydroxy-3-methylbut-2-enyl-diphosphate synthase, whose protein sequence is MTSVSLGMPSAPPPVLAPRRKTRQIKVGSVGVGSDFPISVQSMTTTPTTDINATLQQIAELTASGCDIVRVACPSADDAEALPIIARKSQIPVIADIHFQPKYVFAAIEAGCAAVRVNPGNIRKFDDQVKEIAAAAKDHGTSIRIGVNAGSLEPGILKKYGKATPEALVESAVWEASLFEEHGFHDFKISVKHNDPVIMVAAYEMLAEKGDWPLHLGVTEAGPAFQGTIKSATAFGALLSRGIGDTIRVSLSAPPVEEIKVGNQILQSLNLRPRKLEIVSCPSCGRAQVDVYTLAEQVTAGLEGMEIPLRVAVMGCVVNGPGEAREADLGVASGNGKGQIFVKGEVIKTVPESAIVETLIEEAMRIAEEMGEADGEDAVKGSPVVSVS
- a CDS encoding GNAT family N-acetyltransferase; translated protein: MLSRVAPWLASRRETPDPAGLSVRTLDGQDTPALKLLAQQDPVANVFILAHLRATGTAAPTSGGAGVIGVFDDGILTGACWAGANLVPVQLDPALAPLVADAANSSGRRYASAFGPAPAVLALNAELAVLGHRAHEVRADQPLMIIDGPPLVQPNRGLDQGNLADFDRILPACAAMFEEEVGYSPYLGGREFYSRRVEGLIRQGHSLVHLNNAREVVFKAELGAVTDDVTQVQGVWMNPIFRGRGLSAGYMSAVVEKARQIAPVTSLYVNGFNTRARSTYERVGFRQVGTFATVLF
- a CDS encoding TetR family transcriptional regulator codes for the protein MKLSRPATGPEGPDAFPVRRGRRGGATESREHILDAARKLFAEHGFEGTSLRQVARAAGVDPGMVHHFFKGKDELFALSVELPADPEQVLAGMSDSDPAQRAELIVRTVLRLWESPAQAGLLAFLRGTIGSKAKTALLRETVTRRVITRIMAAVPGTPEEVALRGSLVATQVVGLMMVRYVVRLEPLASAAPEDVVRLVAPAVQRYLTGPLS
- a CDS encoding ABC transporter permease, which gives rise to MMLATARRVLSQLRHDHRSIAMILVVPALLLTAVYFLYENESVPPGAPRTFDRVGLMMLAIFPFVVMFLVTSITMLRERTSGTLERLLTTPVHKADLLFGYGVAFSLMAALQSLVATAVAYWIFGLDIAGAPGYVVLIAVINAVLGVALGLFCSAFARTEFQAVQFMPVVVVPQILLCGLFVARDRMNDVLEAISNVLPLTFSVDALQEVASHAEATGRLWQDAGTMAAISFGVLVLAAFTLRRRTP
- a CDS encoding ABC transporter ATP-binding protein; translation: MSHAASTTLDRGGAAGAVVAASLSVKLRRQAVLHSVDFTIPAGRITGLLGPSGSGKTTLMRTIVGAQRIAAGTLEVLGLPAGSPSLRRQVGYVTQSPSIYPDLTVEANVRYFGAMHRKGRADVAEAIDAVGLGAQARRKTADLSGGQVNRVSLACALVAKPRLLVLDEPTVGLDPVLRADLWDRFRAMAESGTTLLISSHVMEEASRCETLLLLREGRLLAQLTPEELGRQGHSANLEQAFLAIIREQENYDAGIPPKRHAGRSGEGARMQQGRSVR
- a CDS encoding proline--tRNA ligase; the protein is MVIRLSQLFLRTLREDPVDAEVASHKLLVRAGYIRRAAPGIYTWLPLGLSVLRKVEEIIREEMAAIGAQEVHFPALLPREPYEATNRWTEYGEGLFRLQDRKGADYLLAPTHEEMFTLLVKDLYSSYKDLPLSLYQIQNKYRDEARPRAGLLRGREFIMKDSYSFDVDDAGLDASYAAHRGAYLKIFERLGLEVVPVAATAGAMGGSKSEEFLFPTEIGEDTFVRSAGGYAANVEAVTTVVPDDIDFSNAPAAEVLDTPDTPTIETLVAAANQIAPREEADGGAWTAADTLKNVVLAVTLPTGERQLVVIGVPGDRAVDLKRVEANIGAFLPIAGEIGLEQAGEDDLKKQPLIVKGYLGPGLSLDQPLLGSDSATKLLYLVDPRVVSGTTWITGANEAGKHVFGLVAGRDFGWDGVIECTEVRAGDPSPDGSGPLETARGIEMGHIFQLGRKYAEALDLKVLDQNGKQVVVTMGSYGVGVTRAVAALAEANHDDRGLVWPRTVAPADVHVVAVGRGEEIFQAAEKLSAELEDAGLSVIYDDRPKVSPGVKFGDAELVGVPTILAVGRGLVDGVVEIKDRRSGEAENIEVDKAVDYVVNAVRNQ
- a CDS encoding TSUP family transporter, encoding MISGFESIQPATIILIVVAGFAAGWVDAVVGGGGLIQLPALLLVPGIAPVQALATNKMGSIFGTATSAATYYRRVGPDLRTAIPMAVIALAGSFGGASLAATLPAGVFKPIIVVALVAVALFTALKPGVGELTALRHDGHKHYVVACLIGAVIGFYDGLIGPGTGSFLVIALVSAMGYAFLEASAKAKIVNMATNAGALLFFLPHGSILWGIGLLLGGANMAGGYLGARTAVQQGSKFVRIVFLVVVAALIIKLGYDVWQENFA
- a CDS encoding pyridoxal-dependent decarboxylase is translated as MAHGDDGYTPALAAAAQHAQAWLDSLSHRPVGPSLHASELAAVFGGPLPPAGMPADEVVNFLANAAGPGLMAMPSGRFFGWVIGGTLPAALASDWLVSAWDQNAGLRYATPATAAIEEAAGQWVLELLGLPSTADVGFVTGATMANFTGMAAARRRLLADAGWDLDRDGLFGAPRIRCFVGRERHDTVDLGLRYLGLGQPTQVPADGQGRLVPAALEAALAAGTGPALVCLQAGNLHSGAFDPFTEAIAVARKHGAWVHVDGAFGLWAAAAPELRHLMRGCEEADSWGTDAHKTLNVPYDCGIAIVRDPSALRAAMGLHASYLVHDAEGPGDPFEKVPELSRRARGVPVWAALKSLGRDGVAAQVGGLASAATAIAQGMAALDGVEVLNDVGYTQVCLAFGDDDTTRAVTARIIEEGRVWMSGSRWRDRDILRVSVSNWHTSDDEVAIAVDAVRSALAAVRNS
- a CDS encoding aminoglycoside phosphotransferase family protein, with protein sequence MTNPMVSGSAAAVPIPPGLSARYARSSEGRGWLVSLPVLLRDRLEQWQLAVDLPPATLPWNGHGGLVVPVRRHDGSPAALKIAFPHDEATVERHALALWDGRGAVALLASDAGSCAMLLERLDAGRTLADLAMEDAAQVWGGLVRQLGIVPDHRPEWREFGHIAARAEQWSDDLPADWEQLGRPFPRWLLEAALEVCQTRGAVGRRSAHDLLVHTDLHFLNILARPGTDGPPAPAGYAAIDPQPMIGEPEFAVAPLLWNRLGDLPAVQAGPALLSRCNDFSTAAGLDPDVARQWGIAREVDNALWYASHRHPGDLARSLWVASTLAGNTLEGLPHPHALPEPGQGG